One window of Victivallis lenta genomic DNA carries:
- a CDS encoding prepilin-type N-terminal cleavage/methylation domain-containing protein codes for MKKQFTLIELLVVIAIIAILAAMLLPALQQARERGKNIACVNNLKQQGTEVTMYINDYQGYIVPAKTKTLPPGQGGTNWNHNYARLLGILYQQRSTNDPNRFRPSTYSCPSNNEKYGENDYSWWSRGYGFNAFNKAVNGEANAGLMTAIDGSGAIQHSIPRKISAVPSPGSVMAICDIRNDIVYYNSGSVNPANGYIRHGQGGNVCYLDGHVKSHNAAAYKERLLKSDGKPESIAYYKHTGND; via the coding sequence ATGAAAAAACAATTCACTTTGATCGAGCTTCTCGTGGTGATCGCGATCATCGCCATCCTCGCCGCGATGCTGCTGCCGGCACTCCAGCAGGCGCGTGAACGCGGCAAAAACATCGCCTGCGTCAACAACCTGAAGCAACAGGGGACCGAAGTCACGATGTACATCAATGACTATCAGGGCTACATTGTTCCGGCCAAGACGAAAACCCTGCCGCCCGGTCAGGGCGGCACCAACTGGAATCACAATTATGCGCGGCTTCTCGGCATTCTTTACCAGCAGAGGAGCACAAACGATCCGAACCGGTTCCGCCCCTCCACCTACAGCTGCCCGTCCAACAACGAAAAATACGGGGAAAACGATTACTCGTGGTGGTCCAGGGGATACGGGTTCAACGCCTTCAACAAAGCCGTCAACGGCGAAGCCAATGCGGGACTCATGACCGCCATCGACGGAAGCGGCGCGATCCAGCATTCGATTCCGCGTAAAATCAGCGCGGTTCCCAGTCCGGGCTCCGTTATGGCGATCTGCGATATCCGCAATGACATCGTCTACTATAACAGCGGTTCGGTCAATCCGGCCAACGGCTATATCCGTCACGGACAGGGAGGCAATGTCTGCTACCTGGACGGGCATGTCAAATCGCACAACGCGGCGGCTTATAAGGAACGTCTGCTGAAAAGCGACGGAAAACCCGAGTCCATCGCCTATTACAAGCATACAGGAAACGATTGA
- a CDS encoding alpha-mannosidase: MRQEEMKLYLDRCRRFLRRCEPDLLSETIIPAAEFARTAEPVRWEERETLEYRPIDVGGDWGEAWDSAWFRLKAQLPESWKDRPVALQLNLSGESLIFDADGLPLCATTGNSLFNTHYTKEFFQVPESLRRGGAVDLWIEAAANSIFGVYMDEEPHRLIEKPAGYFPGKVKVMRIGLFNTELWHLRIEMELLLNYYDTLPENDYRRRRLLAAMNETVNLYADDPANAAKAREPLAKMLALPALASALKVSAVGHAHIDTGWLWPVRETVRKCARTFANQLDMMDKYPGYVFGASQPQHYAFVKEHYPKLYEKIKQRIAEGRWELQGGMWVEADCNLISGESMVRQFLHGKNFYMDEFGFDVKNLWIPDVFGYSAALPQIIRKSGCDFFLTQKISWNQFNRFPHNTFFWEGIDGSEVLTHFPPEDTYNAFVVPEELVAAQNRFKESDLLDEFISLFGIGDGGGGPKEEHIERALLLGNMEGMPKVSFGRADKFFERLAASDAVRNRKLCRWVGELYLEMHRGTLTTQSRTKRNNRKLEQLLAATEFLCSMAPRADYPAEELDKAWKTLLINQFHDIIPGSSIRKVYEVTEKEHAALFELCERLIRRAGEAVTVPEADALTLVNTVSTPYTNVIDLPAGWEDCEVIDSEGNAVEVQGLRALGTVPASGVAVWKRGKKLSPQVLENGSLILENTLIRYEFDARGELVRAFDKETGRETLRPGENGNVFNLYVDRPNTFEAWDVDVFYDQEQRTGAELVSHSKVAAGPVESTMSFEWKIGEASLIRQKVRLAVNSKRLDFVTEVDWHESRRMLRVNFPVAVQTSEAAFEIQYGYAKRPTHGNTSWDMAKFEVVGHRYVDFSASNYGAALLTDCKYGYRTNQGNLDLCLLRSPKYPDWEADQGRQVFTYAYLPHTGSLTESNVWSEAVQLNRAPILLPGRAAKVAAPFSVSGGSVSLEVVKKAEKSDDLVIRLVETAGSATAATLRTTLSGVKLVETNLIEWEELGSFEFRGDAVELEFKPFEIRTFKVR; the protein is encoded by the coding sequence ATGCGACAGGAAGAAATGAAGCTGTATCTGGATCGCTGCCGCCGTTTTCTGCGGCGCTGCGAACCCGATCTTTTGTCTGAGACGATCATTCCGGCGGCGGAGTTCGCCCGTACCGCCGAGCCGGTTCGCTGGGAGGAGCGCGAAACACTCGAGTACCGGCCGATCGATGTCGGCGGCGACTGGGGCGAGGCATGGGACAGCGCCTGGTTCCGGCTGAAGGCGCAGCTGCCGGAGTCGTGGAAGGACCGTCCCGTCGCCCTCCAGTTGAACCTCTCCGGCGAAAGCCTGATCTTCGACGCCGACGGGCTTCCGCTCTGCGCGACGACCGGCAACAGCCTCTTCAATACGCACTACACGAAGGAGTTCTTCCAGGTTCCGGAGTCGCTGCGCAGGGGCGGCGCCGTCGACCTCTGGATCGAAGCGGCCGCGAATTCGATCTTCGGCGTCTATATGGATGAGGAGCCGCACCGGCTCATCGAGAAGCCGGCGGGGTATTTCCCGGGCAAGGTCAAGGTCATGCGGATCGGTTTGTTCAATACCGAGCTCTGGCATTTGCGCATTGAGATGGAACTGCTTCTGAATTACTACGATACGCTTCCCGAAAACGATTACCGCCGCCGCAGGCTTCTCGCGGCCATGAACGAGACGGTCAATCTCTATGCCGACGATCCGGCCAATGCCGCGAAGGCCCGTGAACCGCTCGCGAAGATGCTGGCGCTGCCGGCGCTCGCGTCGGCGCTGAAGGTCAGCGCGGTCGGGCACGCCCATATCGACACAGGCTGGCTCTGGCCGGTCCGGGAGACGGTCCGCAAGTGTGCGCGCACCTTCGCCAACCAGCTCGATATGATGGATAAATATCCGGGCTATGTGTTCGGCGCCTCGCAGCCGCAGCACTATGCGTTTGTGAAGGAGCACTACCCGAAGCTTTACGAGAAGATCAAGCAGCGCATCGCCGAAGGCCGCTGGGAGCTGCAGGGCGGCATGTGGGTCGAGGCCGACTGCAATTTGATCTCCGGCGAGTCGATGGTCCGCCAGTTCCTGCACGGCAAGAACTTCTACATGGACGAATTCGGGTTCGACGTGAAGAATCTGTGGATTCCGGACGTATTCGGTTACTCGGCGGCCCTGCCGCAGATCATCCGCAAGTCCGGCTGCGACTTCTTCCTGACCCAGAAAATTTCGTGGAACCAGTTCAACCGCTTCCCGCACAACACCTTCTTCTGGGAGGGCATCGACGGCAGCGAAGTGTTGACCCACTTCCCGCCGGAGGACACCTATAACGCGTTCGTCGTCCCGGAGGAGCTGGTTGCGGCGCAGAACCGCTTCAAGGAGTCCGACCTGCTCGATGAGTTCATCAGCCTCTTCGGCATCGGCGACGGCGGCGGCGGCCCGAAGGAGGAGCATATCGAGCGGGCGCTGCTGCTCGGAAACATGGAAGGCATGCCGAAGGTCAGCTTCGGGCGGGCCGACAAGTTCTTCGAACGGCTGGCCGCGAGCGATGCGGTCAGGAACCGCAAGCTCTGCCGCTGGGTCGGCGAGCTTTATCTCGAGATGCACCGCGGCACGCTGACCACCCAGTCGCGCACGAAGCGCAACAACCGCAAGCTTGAGCAGCTTCTGGCGGCGACCGAATTCCTCTGCTCGATGGCGCCGCGGGCCGACTATCCGGCCGAAGAGCTTGACAAAGCGTGGAAAACGCTTCTCATCAATCAGTTCCATGATATCATCCCGGGTTCCTCGATCCGCAAGGTCTACGAGGTGACCGAGAAGGAACATGCGGCGCTGTTCGAGCTCTGCGAACGGCTGATCCGCCGCGCCGGAGAAGCCGTGACCGTGCCGGAGGCCGATGCGCTGACGCTCGTCAATACGGTTTCGACGCCGTATACGAATGTGATCGATCTGCCGGCCGGATGGGAGGATTGTGAAGTCATCGATTCCGAAGGCAATGCGGTCGAAGTACAGGGGCTCCGGGCGCTCGGGACGGTTCCGGCCTCCGGTGTTGCCGTCTGGAAACGCGGGAAGAAGCTGTCGCCGCAGGTGCTTGAGAACGGCAGCCTGATCCTCGAAAACACGCTGATCCGCTATGAGTTCGATGCGCGCGGCGAGCTTGTCCGCGCTTTCGACAAGGAGACCGGGCGCGAAACGCTGCGTCCCGGCGAGAACGGCAACGTGTTCAATCTCTATGTCGACCGCCCGAACACCTTCGAAGCGTGGGACGTCGATGTTTTCTACGATCAGGAGCAGCGGACCGGCGCCGAACTCGTGTCGCATTCGAAGGTCGCGGCCGGCCCGGTTGAGTCGACCATGTCGTTCGAGTGGAAGATCGGCGAAGCTTCGCTTATCCGCCAGAAGGTCCGGCTGGCCGTCAATTCGAAGCGGCTCGACTTTGTGACCGAGGTGGACTGGCATGAGAGCCGCCGGATGCTGCGGGTCAACTTCCCGGTTGCTGTGCAGACCTCCGAGGCCGCGTTCGAGATCCAGTACGGCTATGCGAAGCGGCCGACCCACGGCAATACGAGCTGGGATATGGCGAAGTTCGAGGTGGTCGGCCACCGGTACGTCGACTTCTCCGCGTCGAATTACGGCGCGGCGCTGCTGACCGACTGCAAATACGGCTACCGGACGAACCAGGGGAACCTCGATCTGTGTCTGCTGCGTTCTCCGAAATATCCGGATTGGGAAGCTGACCAGGGCAGGCAGGTTTTCACCTATGCCTATCTGCCGCATACCGGCAGCCTGACCGAGTCGAACGTCTGGAGCGAGGCCGTGCAGCTGAACCGGGCGCCGATTCTGCTTCCCGGCCGCGCCGCAAAGGTTGCCGCTCCGTTCTCGGTTTCCGGCGGAAGTGTTTCGCTCGAAGTCGTCAAGAAAGCCGAGAAGAGCGACGATCTCGTGATCCGCCTCGTCGAAACGGCCGGCAGCGCAACCGCCGCGACGCTTCGCACGACGCTCAGCGGTGTGAAGCTGGTCGAAACAAACCTGATCGAATGGGAGGAGCTCGGCAGTTTTGAATTCCGTGGAGACGCGGTCGAACTCGAGTTCAAGCCGTTCGAAATCCGCACGTTCAAGGTTCGCTGA
- a CDS encoding glycoside hydrolase family 130 protein codes for MSIEIFAPALPSIPWQERPAGSRETVWRYSGNPVIGRDATPTSNSVFNSAVVPFRDGFAGVFRADDRRRYMQLHTGFSKDGIDWELTPEPIRFLPECPSAGSFTQGYDPRVLWLEDRWYVIWCNCVNGPTIGLGYTFDFKEFHQLPNAFPPFNRNGVLFPRKIGGKYAMLNRPSDNGHTPFGDIFYCESPDLRHWGYHRHVMSATDGWQATKIGAGPIPIETSEGWLLFYHGVLTSCNGFVYSFGAALLDREEPWKVLARSKEYLLAPRELYECVGDVPNVTFPCAALCDAPTGRIALYYGCADSVTGLAFCRADEVIARLL; via the coding sequence ATGAGTATTGAAATCTTCGCGCCCGCCCTCCCCTCGATCCCGTGGCAGGAGCGTCCGGCCGGCTCGCGTGAAACCGTCTGGCGGTACAGCGGCAACCCGGTCATCGGCCGCGACGCGACGCCGACCTCGAACAGTGTGTTCAACAGCGCAGTCGTACCGTTCCGGGACGGGTTCGCCGGCGTTTTCCGCGCCGACGACCGCCGCCGCTACATGCAGCTGCACACCGGTTTCAGCAAAGACGGCATCGACTGGGAGCTCACGCCGGAACCGATCCGCTTCCTCCCGGAATGCCCGTCGGCGGGGAGCTTCACGCAAGGATACGATCCGCGCGTTCTCTGGCTTGAGGACCGCTGGTACGTCATCTGGTGCAACTGCGTGAACGGGCCGACCATCGGGCTCGGGTACACCTTTGATTTCAAGGAGTTCCATCAGCTGCCGAACGCATTTCCGCCGTTCAACCGCAACGGCGTCCTGTTCCCGCGCAAGATCGGCGGGAAATATGCGATGCTGAACCGTCCGAGCGACAACGGGCACACGCCGTTCGGAGATATCTTCTACTGCGAAAGTCCGGATCTCCGGCACTGGGGCTATCACCGTCACGTCATGTCGGCCACCGACGGCTGGCAGGCAACCAAAATCGGCGCCGGCCCGATCCCGATCGAAACCAGTGAAGGGTGGCTGCTCTTCTATCACGGCGTTTTGACCAGCTGCAACGGTTTCGTTTACAGCTTCGGCGCCGCGCTGCTCGACCGCGAAGAACCGTGGAAGGTACTTGCACGCTCAAAGGAGTACCTGCTCGCCCCGCGCGAACTCTACGAGTGTGTCGGCGATGTTCCGAACGTAACCTTCCCGTGCGCCGCCCTATGCGACGCCCCCACCGGACGCATCGCGCTCTACTACGGCTGCGCCGACTCGGTCACCGGCCTCGCCTTCTGCCGCGCCGATGAAGTCATCGCCCGTCTTCTCTGA